One window from the genome of Pseudanabaena yagii GIHE-NHR1 encodes:
- a CDS encoding EAL domain-containing protein, which translates to MKDDQEYKSIGCWECTKGAGLGFDFTMAFQPIVDTTSKKVFAQEALVRGTNEEPAGEILGCINDENRYRFDQACRVKAVQLGAALNIDSFISINFLPNAVYRPELCIRTTIEAAETFGFPVKQIIFEFTEGEKITDHVHLREIIQYYRDTGFLTAIDDFGAGYSGLNLLADFQTDLVKLDMGLIRDISHNKNRQAIVKGIVQVCNELAIKVIAEGVETYEELTILQSFGIELFQGYYFAKPKFKGLAVIHNL; encoded by the coding sequence ATGAAAGACGACCAAGAATATAAATCAATTGGCTGTTGGGAATGTACAAAAGGGGCAGGGTTGGGGTTTGACTTCACAATGGCATTTCAACCAATCGTTGATACTACATCCAAAAAAGTTTTTGCTCAAGAAGCTCTAGTAAGAGGCACAAACGAAGAACCTGCTGGAGAAATTTTAGGGTGTATTAATGATGAAAATCGCTACCGTTTTGATCAGGCTTGCCGTGTCAAAGCGGTGCAATTGGGTGCGGCTCTAAATATTGATTCCTTTATTAGTATTAATTTTTTACCCAATGCAGTTTATCGACCCGAATTATGTATTCGCACAACGATTGAGGCAGCCGAAACCTTTGGATTTCCTGTAAAACAGATTATCTTTGAATTTACTGAAGGTGAAAAAATAACCGATCATGTTCATCTGCGTGAAATTATTCAATATTATCGGGATACAGGCTTTTTAACAGCGATCGATGATTTTGGTGCAGGCTATTCTGGACTTAACTTATTAGCTGATTTTCAAACTGATCTCGTCAAGTTAGATATGGGATTAATTAGAGATATTTCCCATAATAAGAACCGCCAAGCAATTGTAAAGGGAATCGTTCAAGTATGTAATGAACTAGCCATTAAGGTTATTGCTGAAGGTGTAGAAACCTATGAAGAGTTAACGATTTTACAATCTTTTGGGATAGAACTATTTCAAGGTTATTATTTTGCTAAACCTAAATTTAAGGGCTTGGCTGTTATCCATAATTTATAA
- a CDS encoding DUF1257 domain-containing protein — protein sequence MSHFTTIAVEIKNGDLLKQALEELGYPVKQNTLVRGYLGNTTNAEYVIPMPNAYDLGFRKVGDRYELIADMWGVAMNVEEFLGELNQQYATKTVLQSATQQGFAIEQQEILEDGTIRIVIGRWA from the coding sequence ATGTCCCACTTTACTACGATCGCCGTCGAAATCAAAAATGGGGACTTGCTGAAACAAGCCTTAGAAGAGCTTGGCTATCCCGTCAAACAAAATACTTTAGTACGAGGATATCTAGGGAATACCACTAATGCTGAATATGTGATCCCCATGCCCAATGCCTATGATCTGGGCTTTCGCAAGGTTGGCGATCGCTATGAATTAATTGCTGATATGTGGGGTGTCGCAATGAATGTGGAGGAGTTTTTAGGAGAACTAAATCAGCAATATGCGACTAAAACAGTTTTACAAAGTGCAACTCAACAGGGGTTTGCGATCGAGCAGCAAGAGATATTAGAAGATGGCACGATCAGGATTGTGATTGGACGTTGGGCATAA
- a CDS encoding AAA family ATPase has protein sequence MSPHLPDPLSPNKSRVYKALIEQFDLLLRAKYPLIYIVTAEEEPVEEILTEVALQSSPSRRILFWDIARGWSDNNADKGSVMAALSRIAQRDKATKDGDNVLYVLRDLHPILKYPHSERHIPMIRELKNLARDLKRDRRTIALTSHTLEIPAELTEEVTAIDFPLPAIAEIEYLIQQKISSNKLNLSNLAWEQLVKACQGLSRTRIQRVLAKAIAEKEEVNDSDIDAVLAEKQQAIRQTGILEFFTVNESLKNVGGLDNLKQWVRIRRDAFTEEAKRYGIPTPKGVLLVGIQGTGKSLSAKTIANEWRLPLLRLDIGRLFGSYVGESESRMRQMIQLAEATAPCVLWIDEIDKAFGNANVAIDGDSGASRRVFGSLITWMQEKTAPVFIVATANNVRILPAELLRKGRFDEIFFLNLPTESERQEIFKVHLQKLRPSRLRDFDLMLLARHTKNFSGAEIEQVIIDGIHRAFGRGSSGNREDFTTEDIISAIEETVPLAAIASQQIESLKQWAAESGARTASNDEELLQELRKFAINLE, from the coding sequence ATGTCGCCACATTTGCCAGATCCCCTATCTCCTAACAAAAGCAGAGTATATAAGGCTCTGATAGAGCAGTTTGATCTATTACTTCGGGCAAAATATCCACTTATATATATAGTGACTGCCGAAGAAGAGCCAGTCGAAGAGATTTTAACGGAGGTGGCTTTACAATCTAGCCCCAGTCGTCGCATTTTGTTTTGGGATATTGCGAGAGGGTGGAGTGACAATAATGCTGATAAGGGATCGGTGATGGCAGCTTTGTCAAGGATTGCTCAGCGCGATAAAGCAACTAAAGATGGGGATAACGTTTTATATGTATTGCGGGATTTGCATCCGATCCTTAAATATCCACATAGTGAGCGCCATATCCCCATGATTCGTGAGTTAAAGAATCTGGCAAGGGATTTGAAGCGAGATCGCCGCACAATTGCCCTGACTAGCCATACTTTAGAAATCCCTGCTGAATTAACGGAAGAAGTCACAGCGATCGACTTTCCTTTACCTGCGATCGCTGAGATCGAATATTTAATTCAACAAAAAATTTCCTCTAATAAACTGAATTTGTCTAACTTAGCTTGGGAGCAATTGGTTAAGGCTTGTCAGGGGCTGAGCCGAACTCGTATTCAAAGGGTTTTAGCTAAGGCGATCGCCGAAAAGGAAGAAGTTAATGACTCAGATATTGATGCGGTACTTGCAGAAAAGCAACAAGCAATCAGACAGACGGGCATTTTAGAATTTTTTACGGTGAATGAGTCCCTCAAAAATGTAGGGGGATTAGACAATCTCAAGCAATGGGTGCGGATTCGTCGCGATGCCTTTACTGAAGAGGCTAAGCGTTATGGTATTCCTACACCTAAGGGTGTTTTGCTAGTCGGTATTCAAGGCACTGGTAAGTCGCTATCGGCGAAAACGATCGCTAACGAATGGCGTTTACCTCTGCTGCGGTTAGATATAGGGCGATTATTTGGGAGTTATGTCGGTGAAAGTGAAAGCCGAATGCGACAGATGATTCAACTTGCCGAGGCAACAGCACCCTGTGTATTGTGGATTGACGAGATCGACAAAGCCTTTGGTAATGCCAATGTGGCAATTGATGGTGACTCTGGGGCAAGTCGGCGAGTATTTGGCTCACTAATTACATGGATGCAGGAAAAAACTGCACCTGTATTTATTGTCGCTACTGCCAATAATGTGCGAATTTTGCCCGCTGAACTTTTACGCAAGGGGCGGTTTGATGAAATTTTCTTTTTGAATTTACCGACTGAATCGGAACGTCAAGAAATTTTTAAAGTGCATTTACAAAAATTGCGCCCCAGTCGGTTACGCGATTTTGATCTGATGCTTTTAGCTCGCCATACCAAAAACTTTAGTGGAGCAGAGATTGAGCAGGTAATTATTGATGGTATTCATCGTGCTTTTGGTCGTGGTAGCAGTGGCAACCGCGAAGATTTCACCACTGAAGATATTATTAGTGCGATTGAGGAAACAGTGCCATTAGCAGCGATCGCTTCTCAGCAAATCGAGTCTCTCAAGCAATGGGCGGCGGAGTCGGGGGCACGTACTGCCTCTAATGATGAGGAATTGCTACAAGAATTAAGAAAATTTGCAATTAACCTAGAATAA
- a CDS encoding transaldolase codes for MPNDLPKNFLDQLREMTVVVADTGDIHAIEMVKPQDATTNPSLITAAAQMPQYQEIVDETLLEARKDLGKNALPAQVVSLAFDRLAIAFGMRILQIIPGRVSTEVDARLSYNTEATIAKAHYLISQYEAHGISRERVLIKIAATWEGIKAAEELEKEGIHCNLTLLFGLHQAIACAEAGVKLISPFVGRILDWYKKDTGRDSYPAHEDPGVLSVSRIYNYYKKFGYKTEIMGASFRNMGEIVELAGCDLLTISPALLDELQHTEGNLVRKLDPTIAAQSEIAKIPMDKATFDAMHASDRMASEKLDEGIKGFSKALVTLEELLTERLTKLEEPLLAAV; via the coding sequence ATGCCTAATGATTTACCCAAAAACTTTCTCGATCAGTTGCGTGAAATGACTGTCGTTGTTGCAGATACGGGTGATATCCATGCGATCGAAATGGTGAAGCCCCAAGATGCAACTACTAATCCATCTTTGATTACGGCTGCTGCCCAAATGCCTCAGTATCAGGAAATTGTTGATGAAACGCTCTTAGAGGCAAGAAAAGACCTAGGGAAAAATGCCCTACCTGCTCAGGTAGTTTCTTTGGCTTTCGATCGCTTAGCGATCGCCTTTGGCATGAGAATTTTGCAAATTATTCCCGGACGTGTTTCGACTGAGGTAGATGCACGACTTTCCTATAACACTGAAGCAACTATAGCTAAGGCGCATTATTTGATTTCTCAGTATGAAGCCCATGGAATTTCCCGTGAGCGGGTCTTAATCAAAATTGCTGCCACTTGGGAAGGGATTAAGGCGGCTGAGGAGTTGGAAAAAGAAGGTATTCATTGTAATTTGACCTTGCTATTTGGATTGCACCAAGCGATCGCCTGTGCTGAAGCAGGAGTGAAATTAATTTCTCCCTTTGTGGGGCGCATCCTCGATTGGTACAAAAAAGATACGGGTCGCGATAGTTACCCCGCTCACGAAGACCCAGGGGTATTGTCAGTGTCGCGAATTTATAACTACTACAAAAAGTTTGGCTATAAAACGGAAATTATGGGTGCAAGTTTCCGCAATATGGGCGAGATAGTGGAGTTAGCAGGTTGTGATCTCCTCACCATTTCTCCTGCTTTGCTAGATGAGTTGCAGCATACAGAGGGAAATCTAGTCCGTAAGCTTGATCCCACGATCGCTGCTCAATCTGAGATTGCCAAGATCCCCATGGACAAGGCGACATTTGATGCTATGCACGCTAGCGATCGCATGGCATCTGAGAAACTTGATGAAGGGATTAAAGGCTTCTCCAAAGCACTGGTCACACTCGAAGAATTGTTAACCGAAAGATTAACCAAACTCGAAGAACCATTACTTGCCGCAGTATAG
- the psaA gene encoding photosystem I core protein PsaA: MTMTPQKPDTEVKVSVDRDVVPTSFEKWGQPGHFDRTLKKGPKTTTWIWDLHANVHDFDSFTTEEDTARKIFSAHFGHLGIVFIWLSGMYYHGAKFSNYTAWLSDPVSIKPSAQVVWNVFGQDILNGDVGGGFQGIQITSGLFHLWRASGITTEYQLLCTAIGGLVMAGLMFFAGWFHYHKSAPKLEWFKNAESMMNHHLAGLLGLGSLAWAGHQIHVSIPVNYYLDKGVAASQIPAPHEFILNPSLMSDIFPSFAQGVTPFFTLNWGAYADFLTFKGGLNPQTGSLWLTDQAHHHLAIATLFIIAGHMYRTNWGIGHSMKEILEAHKGPLTGEGHKGLYEIFTTSWHAQLSWNLALMGSLSIIVAQHMYAMPAYPYIATDYATQISLFTHHMWIGGFLICGGAAHAGIFMVRDYDPAKNVNNLLDRVIRHRDAIISHLNWVCIFLGFHSFGLYIHNDTMRALGRPQDMFSDTAIQLKPVFANWIQGFHAAAAGVTAPYATSSVSPIFGGDTVVVGGKVAAAHMALGTADFLVHHIHAFTIHVTVLILLKGVLYARNSRLIPDKAELGFRFPCDGPGRGGTCQVSAWDHVFLGLFWMYNCISVVIFHFSWKMQSDIFGTVDASGTVTNMAGGNFAQSALTINGWLRDFLWAQASNVIQSYGSALSAYGLIFLGAHFIWAFSLMFLFSGRGYWQELIESIVWAHNKLNVAPAISPRALSITQGRAVGLAHYLLGGIATTWAFFLARYGALG; encoded by the coding sequence ATGACAATGACTCCTCAAAAGCCAGACACAGAGGTAAAGGTATCGGTTGATCGTGACGTAGTCCCAACTTCCTTTGAGAAGTGGGGACAACCTGGTCACTTTGATCGCACCCTTAAGAAGGGACCAAAGACAACAACATGGATTTGGGATCTTCATGCCAATGTGCATGACTTTGACAGTTTCACAACCGAAGAAGATACTGCCCGTAAGATCTTCTCCGCTCATTTTGGGCATCTAGGTATTGTCTTCATTTGGCTCAGTGGTATGTACTACCATGGAGCCAAATTCTCTAACTACACCGCTTGGTTGTCTGATCCTGTCAGCATCAAGCCCAGTGCCCAAGTGGTCTGGAACGTTTTCGGTCAAGATATCTTGAACGGAGATGTTGGTGGTGGTTTCCAAGGTATTCAAATCACTTCTGGTTTGTTCCACCTCTGGAGAGCATCTGGTATCACCACGGAGTATCAACTCCTCTGCACCGCAATTGGCGGTTTGGTGATGGCAGGTTTGATGTTCTTCGCTGGTTGGTTCCACTACCACAAGTCAGCTCCTAAACTTGAGTGGTTTAAGAATGCTGAATCGATGATGAACCACCACTTGGCTGGTTTGCTCGGTTTAGGTTCTCTCGCTTGGGCTGGACATCAGATCCACGTTTCGATTCCTGTCAACTATTACCTTGACAAGGGCGTAGCTGCTAGTCAGATTCCTGCACCCCATGAGTTCATTCTTAATCCTTCCTTGATGTCGGATATTTTCCCTAGCTTTGCTCAAGGCGTAACTCCTTTCTTCACTTTGAACTGGGGCGCTTATGCAGACTTCTTGACTTTCAAGGGTGGTTTAAATCCTCAAACTGGTTCTTTGTGGTTGACTGACCAAGCTCACCATCACCTTGCGATCGCTACACTTTTCATCATCGCTGGACATATGTACCGCACCAACTGGGGTATCGGTCACAGTATGAAGGAAATCCTCGAAGCTCACAAGGGACCTCTAACTGGTGAAGGTCACAAGGGATTGTATGAAATCTTCACAACCTCTTGGCATGCTCAACTTTCTTGGAACTTAGCTTTGATGGGTTCTTTGAGCATCATCGTTGCACAACACATGTATGCGATGCCTGCTTACCCCTACATTGCCACTGACTATGCTACTCAAATCTCTCTATTCACACATCACATGTGGATTGGTGGATTCTTGATCTGTGGTGGTGCAGCTCACGCTGGTATTTTCATGGTTCGCGATTACGATCCTGCTAAGAATGTAAATAACTTGCTTGATCGCGTAATCCGTCACCGCGACGCTATTATTTCCCATCTCAACTGGGTATGTATTTTCCTTGGTTTCCACAGCTTCGGTCTTTACATCCACAACGATACCATGCGTGCATTGGGTCGTCCTCAAGATATGTTCTCTGACACAGCAATTCAGTTGAAGCCCGTCTTCGCTAACTGGATTCAAGGCTTCCATGCTGCTGCTGCTGGTGTAACTGCTCCTTACGCAACTTCTAGTGTTAGCCCCATTTTTGGTGGTGACACTGTAGTTGTTGGTGGCAAGGTTGCTGCCGCTCACATGGCTCTTGGTACTGCTGACTTCTTGGTACACCATATCCATGCGTTTACCATCCACGTCACCGTATTGATCCTCCTTAAGGGTGTTCTTTACGCTCGTAACTCTCGCTTGATTCCAGACAAGGCAGAACTAGGTTTCCGTTTCCCTTGCGACGGTCCTGGTCGTGGCGGCACATGCCAAGTTTCGGCATGGGATCACGTATTCCTCGGCTTGTTCTGGATGTACAACTGTATTTCCGTTGTTATCTTCCATTTCTCTTGGAAAATGCAGTCTGATATCTTCGGTACTGTCGATGCAAGTGGCACTGTCACCAACATGGCAGGCGGCAACTTTGCACAAAGCGCATTGACCATCAATGGTTGGTTGCGTGACTTCTTGTGGGCACAAGCTTCCAATGTAATTCAATCCTACGGTTCGGCATTGTCGGCTTATGGCTTGATCTTCTTGGGTGCTCACTTCATCTGGGCATTCAGCCTCATGTTCCTGTTCAGTGGTCGTGGCTACTGGCAAGAACTCATCGAGTCAATCGTATGGGCACATAACAAGCTCAACGTAGCTCCTGCTATCTCTCCTCGCGCTTTGAGCATTACTCAAGGTCGTGCAGTAGGCTTGGCTCACTACCTCTTAGGTGGAATTGCCACAACTTGGGCATTCTTCCTAGCCCGTTACGGTGCACTTGGGTAA
- the psaB gene encoding photosystem I core protein PsaB, with product MATKFPKFSQALAQDPSTRRIWYAIATANDFESHDGVTEESLYQKIFASHFGHLAIIFLWTSGNLFHVAWQGNFEQWIKNPLTTRPIAHAIWDPHFGKAAVEAFTQTDAAGPVNIALSGVYQWWYTIGMRSNQELFGGAIWMLIFASLLLFAGWLHLQPSFRPSLSWFKNAESRLNHHLAGLFGVSSLAWTGHLVHVAIPEARGVHVGWENFLSVPPHPAGLAPFFTGNWGVYAQNPDTAGHVFGTAQGAGTAILTFLGGFHPQTEALWLTDIAHHHLAIAVLFIVAGHMYRTNFGIGHSMKTIMEAHNPPKGTPFGGMIGEGHKGIYDTYNNSLHFQLGWHLACLGVVTSLVAQHMYSMPSYAFIAKDFTTQAALYTHHQYIAGFLMVGAFAHGAIFFVRDYDPEANKNNVLARMLEHKEAIISHLSWVSLFLGFHTLGIYVHNDVMQAFGTPEKQILIEPVFAQWIQAAHGKALYGFDVLLSNANSIASTAYPNSGNVWLPGWLAGINAGDNSLFLTIGPGDFLVHHAIALGLHTTTLILVKGALDARGSKLMPDKKDFGYSFPCDGPGRGGTCDISAWDSFYLAMFWMLNTIGWTTFYWHWKHLGVWQGNVAQFNESSVTIMGWLRDYLWLNSAQLINGYNPYGMNNISVWAWMFLFGHLVWATGFMFLISWRGYWQELIETLVWAHQRTPLASLVQWKDKPVALSIVQARLVGLAHFTVGYIVTYAAFLIASTTTAFG from the coding sequence ATGGCAACGAAATTTCCTAAGTTTAGCCAGGCTCTCGCACAGGATCCTTCAACCCGTCGGATCTGGTATGCGATCGCCACAGCGAACGACTTTGAAAGTCATGATGGTGTCACCGAAGAAAGTCTTTATCAAAAGATCTTTGCTTCTCACTTCGGACACTTGGCAATCATCTTCCTGTGGACATCTGGCAACCTGTTTCACGTAGCGTGGCAGGGTAACTTCGAGCAATGGATTAAAAATCCTCTCACCACTCGTCCTATCGCCCATGCGATTTGGGACCCTCACTTTGGTAAGGCAGCAGTTGAAGCGTTTACACAAACCGATGCTGCTGGTCCTGTAAATATTGCTCTCTCTGGCGTTTATCAGTGGTGGTACACCATTGGTATGCGTAGCAACCAAGAGCTATTTGGCGGCGCAATCTGGATGTTGATTTTTGCTTCTCTCCTGCTATTTGCAGGTTGGTTGCACCTACAACCCAGCTTCCGTCCTAGCCTTTCTTGGTTCAAGAATGCTGAATCCCGTCTCAACCACCACTTGGCTGGTTTGTTCGGTGTTAGCTCTTTGGCTTGGACTGGTCACTTGGTTCACGTAGCTATTCCTGAAGCCCGTGGCGTTCATGTTGGTTGGGAAAACTTCTTGAGCGTACCTCCTCATCCAGCAGGTCTTGCACCTTTCTTCACTGGTAACTGGGGTGTATATGCTCAGAATCCTGATACCGCAGGTCATGTCTTCGGAACAGCTCAAGGTGCAGGTACAGCAATCTTGACCTTCTTGGGTGGCTTCCATCCTCAAACAGAAGCTCTTTGGTTGACTGATATTGCCCATCACCACTTGGCGATCGCAGTACTATTCATCGTTGCTGGTCACATGTACCGCACCAACTTTGGTATCGGTCACAGCATGAAGACCATCATGGAAGCCCATAATCCTCCTAAAGGCACTCCTTTTGGTGGCATGATCGGCGAAGGTCACAAGGGTATCTATGACACTTACAACAACTCGCTTCACTTCCAACTTGGTTGGCACTTGGCTTGCTTAGGTGTTGTAACTTCCTTGGTTGCTCAGCACATGTACTCGATGCCTTCCTATGCGTTCATCGCTAAGGACTTCACCACTCAAGCTGCTCTATATACTCATCACCAATATATTGCTGGTTTCTTGATGGTTGGCGCGTTTGCTCACGGTGCGATCTTCTTCGTTCGTGACTACGATCCTGAAGCTAACAAGAACAACGTGCTTGCACGTATGCTTGAGCATAAAGAAGCAATCATCTCTCACTTAAGCTGGGTATCTCTCTTCTTAGGTTTCCACACCCTCGGCATCTACGTTCACAACGACGTAATGCAAGCTTTCGGTACTCCTGAAAAGCAAATCTTGATCGAGCCTGTATTCGCACAATGGATTCAAGCCGCTCATGGTAAAGCTCTCTATGGATTTGATGTTCTTCTTTCTAACGCAAACAGCATCGCTTCTACTGCTTACCCCAATAGTGGTAACGTTTGGTTGCCTGGTTGGTTGGCTGGTATCAATGCTGGTGACAACTCCTTGTTCCTCACAATTGGACCTGGCGACTTCTTGGTTCACCATGCGATCGCTCTAGGTCTACACACCACCACCTTGATCTTGGTTAAGGGCGCGTTGGATGCTCGTGGATCTAAGCTCATGCCAGACAAGAAAGACTTCGGCTACAGCTTCCCTTGCGACGGCCCTGGTCGTGGCGGTACTTGCGATATATCTGCATGGGATTCCTTCTACCTCGCTATGTTCTGGATGTTGAACACCATCGGTTGGACAACCTTCTACTGGCACTGGAAACACCTCGGTGTATGGCAAGGTAACGTTGCTCAGTTCAACGAATCCTCTGTCACCATCATGGGCTGGCTCCGTGACTACCTATGGCTCAACTCTGCTCAGTTGATCAATGGCTATAACCCCTATGGCATGAACAATATCTCTGTTTGGGCTTGGATGTTCCTCTTCGGACACCTAGTTTGGGCAACTGGATTCATGTTCTTGATCTCTTGGCGTGGTTACTGGCAAGAATTGATCGAAACCCTAGTATGGGCACACCAACGCACACCTCTTGCAAGTTTGGTTCAGTGGAAAGACAAGCCTGTTGCTCTATCCATCGTTCAAGCTCGTTTGGTTGGCTTGGCTCACTTTACAGTCGGCTACATTGTTACTTATGCAGCCTTCCTGATTGCCTCTACCACAACAGCTTTCGGTTAA
- a CDS encoding EcsC family protein, which produces MTNLPESVNNSQPQEEISTTESAITVTTDKTKKGNWLNGAFGAVAGAAGAVSNVANTVGSTVTGAASVVGGNVASAAGNVGGAIVSAGSAVGGIAGSFGSAVSGAAVATVGSVGSAVGAFTQTVSGAVVGGISSATSSTGSAIEGVSNNPLIRKAAEIFNADWFLKILDQVDVTASEAEVKRLKQKYPNESTYQISQRIIGKKALFAGASGFATTIVPGSAAALFAVDLAATTSLQAEMVYQIACAYGMDLKDPARKGEVVAVFGLAFGGKMSIKAGLGLLRNIPVAGAVIAASSEAVMLYTLGQASCAFYEAKLNPVNFEEKLVDIQKDSEERLKSAIPQEKIIDQILVHVILAGNRGRSKESVLADLKAANLRPESIDVIAEYMDSPLPLEMLLKDIKPEYALSLFAQCQNFAMLDGIMTPEEAKVIDMIHQKFS; this is translated from the coding sequence ATGACTAATCTGCCTGAGTCCGTTAACAATTCTCAGCCACAGGAAGAAATCTCTACAACTGAATCTGCAATTACTGTAACTACTGACAAGACAAAAAAAGGTAATTGGTTGAACGGGGCATTTGGTGCAGTTGCAGGAGCCGCAGGAGCAGTTAGTAATGTAGCTAATACGGTTGGAAGCACGGTTACTGGGGCGGCAAGTGTAGTAGGTGGTAATGTTGCGAGTGCTGCGGGAAATGTTGGCGGTGCGATCGTTAGTGCAGGTAGTGCAGTTGGTGGCATAGCAGGATCTTTTGGTAGTGCAGTTAGTGGAGCAGCAGTGGCAACCGTAGGATCAGTCGGTAGTGCAGTTGGTGCATTTACCCAGACAGTTAGTGGTGCTGTTGTTGGTGGAATTTCCTCGGCAACTAGTAGCACTGGATCTGCGATCGAGGGTGTTAGTAATAATCCTCTAATTCGTAAAGCTGCTGAGATCTTTAATGCTGATTGGTTCCTGAAAATATTAGATCAGGTAGATGTTACGGCATCAGAGGCTGAGGTAAAACGCTTAAAACAAAAATACCCCAATGAGTCAACCTATCAAATCTCGCAAAGAATCATTGGAAAAAAAGCTTTGTTTGCTGGTGCATCTGGATTTGCCACCACGATTGTCCCTGGTTCTGCCGCAGCATTGTTTGCAGTTGATCTGGCTGCCACAACTTCTCTGCAAGCTGAGATGGTTTATCAAATTGCCTGTGCCTACGGAATGGATCTTAAGGATCCAGCTAGAAAAGGAGAAGTAGTAGCAGTATTCGGATTAGCTTTTGGTGGCAAAATGTCAATCAAAGCAGGATTAGGCCTGTTACGAAATATTCCAGTTGCAGGAGCTGTGATTGCTGCAAGCTCTGAAGCAGTGATGCTTTACACCCTTGGACAGGCTAGTTGTGCTTTTTATGAGGCAAAGCTGAACCCTGTCAACTTTGAAGAAAAATTAGTAGATATCCAAAAAGATAGCGAAGAACGTTTAAAAAGTGCAATTCCACAAGAAAAGATCATTGATCAAATTCTCGTTCATGTGATCTTGGCAGGTAATCGAGGCAGAAGTAAAGAAAGTGTTTTGGCTGACTTGAAAGCGGCAAATCTTAGACCAGAATCGATTGATGTGATCGCTGAGTATATGGATTCACCACTTCCACTTGAGATGTTACTAAAGGACATCAAGCCAGAGTATGCTTTATCTTTGTTTGCCCAATGTCAGAACTTTGCAATGTTAGATGGCATTATGACTCCTGAAGAAGCCAAAGTAATTGACATGATTCATCAGAAATTCAGTTAA
- a CDS encoding type II toxin-antitoxin system Phd/YefM family antitoxin — protein MQIVSATEAKQSFGSVIDKAQREPVMIRKQNRDVAVIMSIEDYQRITRINIAEFQQFRDKIGKKAQNRGLTEEKLNELLNDDQ, from the coding sequence ATGCAAATTGTTTCAGCAACAGAAGCCAAACAATCTTTTGGTTCAGTTATCGACAAAGCGCAGCGCGAGCCTGTAATGATCCGTAAACAAAATCGTGATGTCGCTGTAATTATGTCTATTGAAGACTATCAACGCATTACACGCATTAACATTGCAGAATTTCAACAATTTAGGGATAAAATTGGCAAAAAAGCTCAAAATCGTGGCTTAACAGAAGAAAAGTTAAATGAACTTTTGAATGATGATCAATAG
- a CDS encoding putative toxin-antitoxin system toxin component, PIN family, with amino-acid sequence MMINSSMRLVLDTNVLVSAILSPSSISAKVLNWGEDNGVILYSDATLTEVLSVLGRSKFSKYIDHEDIDGLSIRVKTVWLFVEILNQVQLCRDPKDDKFIDLALNGNASHLITGDNDLLVLNPIANTSVINPRTFGDEIINL; translated from the coding sequence ATGATGATCAATAGTTCTATGCGTTTAGTGCTGGATACAAATGTCTTAGTCAGTGCAATTTTGTCTCCAAGCTCTATCTCAGCCAAAGTCTTGAATTGGGGAGAAGATAATGGCGTTATCTTATATTCTGATGCTACCCTCACTGAAGTTTTATCTGTTTTAGGACGCTCAAAATTTTCTAAATATATTGATCATGAAGATATTGATGGATTATCTATTCGTGTCAAAACAGTGTGGTTATTTGTCGAGATTTTAAATCAAGTTCAATTATGTCGCGATCCGAAAGATGATAAGTTTATCGACCTAGCACTAAATGGCAATGCTTCACATCTGATCACTGGAGACAATGATTTGCTTGTATTGAACCCAATTGCAAATACTTCAGTAATCAATCCACGTACTTTTGGGGATGAGATTATAAATCTTTAA